One region of Streptomyces sp. CG4 genomic DNA includes:
- a CDS encoding NUDIX hydrolase, with amino-acid sequence MQWTKQNEQTVYANRWFSVNLADVELPDGRHLDHFLIRLRPVAVATVVNDANEVLLLWRHRFITDSWGWELAAGVVEDGEDIARAAARELEEETGWRPGPLHHLMSVEPSNGLTDARHHIYWSDRGEYIGHPVDDFESDRREWVPLKLVPDMIARGEVPAANMAAALLLLHHLRLADG; translated from the coding sequence GTGCAGTGGACGAAACAGAACGAACAGACTGTGTATGCAAACCGCTGGTTCAGCGTCAATCTCGCTGATGTCGAGTTGCCGGACGGCCGGCACCTCGACCACTTCCTGATCCGGCTGCGGCCCGTGGCCGTGGCCACCGTGGTCAACGACGCCAACGAGGTGCTGCTGCTGTGGCGGCACCGCTTCATCACCGACAGCTGGGGGTGGGAACTGGCCGCCGGTGTCGTGGAGGACGGCGAGGACATAGCGCGCGCGGCCGCCAGAGAGCTGGAGGAGGAGACCGGCTGGCGGCCGGGACCCCTGCACCACCTGATGAGCGTGGAGCCGTCCAACGGCCTCACCGACGCCCGGCACCACATCTACTGGTCCGACCGGGGCGAGTACATCGGGCATCCCGTGGACGACTTCGAGTCGGACCGCCGGGAATGGGTCCCCCTCAAACTCGTCCCCGACATGATCGCCCGTGGGGAGGTCCCGGCCGCCAACATGGCGGCCGCGTTACTCCTGCTGCACCACCTCAGGCTCGCCGACGGCTAG
- a CDS encoding 3-hydroxybutyryl-CoA dehydrogenase, with protein sequence MTGFPSGDIARVGVVGCGQMGAGIAEVCARAGLDVRVAETTGEALEIGRTRLFGSLAKAAERGKISEEERETTQARLSFTTDLGEFADRDLVIEAVVESEPVKTEIFQVLDQVVTRPDAILASNTSSIPLVKLAVATSRPDHVVGIHFFNPAPVQKLVELIPALTTSEGTLSRAQVFAEKVLGKHAIRAQDRSGFVVNALLVPYLLSAIRMFESGIASREDIDNGMEMGCAHPMGPLKLSDLIGLDTIVSIANSMYTEYKEPLYAAPPLLQRMVEAGRLGRKTGSGFYTYA encoded by the coding sequence GTGACAGGCTTCCCATCGGGAGATATCGCGCGCGTCGGAGTCGTGGGCTGCGGCCAGATGGGCGCGGGCATCGCTGAGGTGTGCGCCCGCGCGGGACTGGACGTGAGGGTCGCGGAGACCACCGGCGAGGCCCTGGAGATCGGCCGTACCCGGCTGTTCGGCTCCCTGGCCAAGGCCGCCGAGCGCGGGAAGATCTCCGAGGAGGAGCGGGAGACCACCCAGGCGCGGCTGAGCTTCACCACGGACCTCGGCGAGTTCGCCGACCGCGATCTGGTGATCGAGGCCGTCGTGGAGAGCGAGCCGGTGAAGACGGAGATCTTCCAGGTGCTCGACCAGGTGGTGACCCGCCCGGACGCGATCCTCGCCTCCAACACCTCCTCGATCCCGCTGGTGAAGCTGGCCGTCGCCACCTCCCGCCCGGACCACGTGGTCGGCATCCACTTCTTCAACCCCGCCCCGGTGCAGAAGCTGGTCGAGCTGATCCCGGCGCTCACCACCTCCGAGGGCACCCTCAGCCGCGCCCAGGTCTTCGCCGAGAAGGTGCTCGGCAAGCACGCGATCCGCGCCCAGGACCGCTCCGGGTTCGTGGTCAACGCGCTGCTCGTGCCCTATCTGCTCTCCGCGATCCGGATGTTCGAGTCGGGCATCGCGAGCCGCGAGGACATCGACAACGGCATGGAGATGGGCTGCGCCCACCCGATGGGCCCGCTGAAGCTGTCGGACCTGATCGGTCTGGACACCATCGTCTCCATCGCCAACTCGATGTACACCGAGTACAAGGAGCCGCTGTACGCCGCTCCCCCGCTGCTCCAGCGCATGGTCGAGGCGGGCCGGCTGGGCCGGAAGACCGGCTCGGGCTTCTACACCTACGCCTGA
- a CDS encoding glycoside hydrolase family 10 protein has protein sequence MGQLSRRAFTLAALSTLGAAPAARAAADHRPRAAAEMRGMWLATVSNRDWPSEPGLTAAAQRTELIALLDKAARRRLNTVIFQVRPTADALWPSPYEPWSEYLTGTQGRSPGWDPLGTAVQEAHARGLHLHAWFNPYRIANHTDRGRLAPAHPVRKHPDWAVPYGGKLYYNPGLPQVRAFVQRAMLDAVARYPVDGVHFDDYFYPYPVAGQTFDDDTAYDRYGGAFDSRAAWRRDNINKLVREMAAGIRRVRPGTPFGVSPFGVWRNAASDPRGSDTRAGVQTYDDLHADTRAWVRGHWIDYVVPQLYWNLGFAAADYAKLVDWWAAVAEGTRTQLYIGEALYKAGAAGQPPAWHDPAELSRHLTLAARHPQVRGHVFFAAKDVAADPIGAMSRVVADHYRRSAKPPRPPR, from the coding sequence ATGGGGCAACTGTCACGGCGGGCTTTCACGTTGGCCGCGCTGTCCACGCTGGGCGCGGCACCGGCCGCGCGGGCGGCAGCGGATCACCGGCCCCGGGCGGCCGCCGAGATGCGCGGGATGTGGCTCGCCACCGTGTCCAACCGGGACTGGCCGTCCGAGCCCGGCCTCACGGCCGCGGCGCAGCGCACGGAACTGATCGCGCTGCTCGACAAGGCGGCCCGCCGCCGGCTCAACACGGTGATCTTCCAGGTGCGGCCCACCGCCGACGCCCTGTGGCCGTCACCGTACGAGCCGTGGTCCGAGTACCTCACCGGAACCCAGGGCCGCAGCCCCGGCTGGGACCCGCTGGGCACCGCCGTGCAGGAGGCGCACGCCCGGGGCCTGCACCTGCACGCCTGGTTCAACCCGTACCGGATCGCCAACCACACCGACCGCGGCCGGCTCGCCCCCGCGCACCCGGTCCGCAAGCACCCCGACTGGGCGGTGCCGTACGGCGGGAAGCTCTACTACAACCCCGGCCTGCCCCAGGTCCGCGCCTTCGTCCAGCGGGCGATGCTCGACGCGGTCGCCAGGTATCCCGTCGACGGCGTCCACTTCGACGACTACTTCTACCCGTACCCGGTCGCCGGTCAGACCTTCGACGACGACACCGCGTACGACCGCTACGGCGGCGCCTTCGACAGCCGGGCAGCGTGGCGGCGGGACAACATCAACAAGCTGGTCAGGGAGATGGCGGCCGGCATCCGACGGGTCCGGCCGGGCACCCCGTTCGGGGTCAGCCCCTTCGGGGTGTGGCGCAACGCCGCGAGCGACCCGCGTGGCTCGGACACGCGGGCGGGCGTGCAGACGTACGACGATCTGCACGCGGACACCCGTGCCTGGGTGCGGGGTCACTGGATCGACTACGTCGTGCCGCAGTTGTACTGGAACCTCGGCTTCGCCGCCGCCGACTACGCCAAGCTCGTCGACTGGTGGGCGGCGGTCGCCGAGGGCACCAGGACACAGCTGTACATCGGCGAGGCCCTGTACAAGGCCGGGGCGGCCGGGCAGCCCCCGGCCTGGCACGACCCGGCCGAGCTGTCCCGGCACCTCACCCTCGCCGCCCGTCACCCGCAGGTGCGCGGTCATGTCTTCTTCGCCGCCAAGGACGTGGCGGCCGATCCGATCGGGGCGATGTCACGCGTGGTCGCCGACCACTACCGCCGATCGGCGAAACCTCCGCGACCTCCGCGGTGA
- a CDS encoding DUF1918 domain-containing protein, producing the protein MRAKKGDKLVRHGRVVGEHDHVVEVVEVLGPEGNPPYRVRAEDGHETIMSPGPDCLVDHRKEHQR; encoded by the coding sequence ATGCGTGCCAAAAAGGGCGACAAGCTGGTGCGGCACGGCAGGGTGGTCGGCGAGCACGACCATGTCGTGGAGGTCGTCGAAGTACTCGGTCCCGAGGGGAACCCGCCCTATCGTGTCCGAGCCGAAGACGGGCACGAGACGATCATGTCCCCGGGTCCCGACTGCCTCGTAGATCACCGGAAAGAGCACCAGCGGTAG
- a CDS encoding DMT family transporter, whose protein sequence is MRTQSSATAPSRIAVTALRERHGFGTALAALGVAAFSLTFPATAWGLQSFGPWSLVAVRSALAALVAGGCLLFLRVPLPERRHLPGLAVVAGGVVLGFPLLTTLALQTSTTAHAAVVVGLLPLTTAVLSALRIGSRPSRRFWLAALAGAAAVVTFTVAQSGGALTAADGYLFAALLVCAAGYTEGGRLARVMPGWQVIGWALVLCLPLSVPAAVVALTYEPVRLTAQGIAGLLWVALGSQFLGLVVWYRGMAAIGIPKASQLQLAQPLLTLVWSALLLGEHFTAAAPLTAVAVLVCIAVTQRS, encoded by the coding sequence ATGAGAACACAGAGTAGCGCTACTGCCCCGAGTCGGATAGCGGTCACCGCGCTCCGCGAGCGGCACGGCTTCGGCACCGCACTGGCCGCGCTCGGCGTCGCCGCCTTCTCGCTGACCTTCCCGGCCACCGCCTGGGGCCTGCAGAGCTTCGGCCCCTGGTCGCTGGTGGCCGTGCGCAGCGCCCTCGCCGCACTCGTCGCGGGCGGGTGTCTCCTCTTCCTGCGCGTTCCGCTGCCCGAACGCCGGCATCTGCCGGGGCTCGCCGTTGTCGCCGGCGGTGTCGTGCTCGGCTTTCCGCTGCTGACCACGCTCGCGCTGCAGACCTCCACCACCGCGCACGCCGCCGTCGTGGTGGGGCTGCTGCCGCTGACCACCGCCGTGCTGTCGGCCCTGCGCATCGGCAGCCGCCCCTCGCGCCGGTTCTGGCTGGCCGCGCTGGCGGGGGCCGCGGCCGTGGTCACCTTCACCGTCGCGCAGAGCGGCGGTGCGCTGACGGCCGCCGACGGCTATCTGTTCGCGGCCCTGCTGGTGTGCGCGGCCGGCTACACCGAGGGGGGCCGGCTGGCCCGGGTCATGCCGGGCTGGCAGGTCATCGGCTGGGCGCTGGTGCTGTGTCTGCCGCTGAGCGTGCCCGCCGCCGTGGTGGCGCTGACGTACGAGCCGGTCCGTCTCACCGCGCAGGGCATCGCCGGGTTGCTGTGGGTGGCGCTGGGCTCGCAGTTCCTCGGCCTGGTCGTCTGGTACCGGGGCATGGCGGCCATCGGCATCCCGAAGGCGAGCCAGTTGCAGTTGGCTCAGCCGCTGCTCACACTGGTGTGGTCGGCGTTGCTGCTCGGCGAGCACTTCACGGCGGCCGCTCCCCTGACCGCTGTCGCCGTGCTCGTGTGCATCGCCGTCACACAGCGGTCGTGA
- a CDS encoding PLP-dependent aminotransferase family protein — protein MHQRSSVCELAEQLRGDLDRYSPGGKLPSSRELVERFHVSPVTVSRALAQLAAEGLVVTRPGAGAFRARPRTVAEPAGDTSWQEVALSAEGAADLVPRTVDASGVTICLAAPPPGVLEFNGGYPHPSLQPERAMAAALARAGRRPGAWGRPPLEGLPELREWFARDIGGAVTAAEVLIAAGGQSALATALRALAPPGAQVLVESPTYPGMLALARSAGLRPVPVPVDRDGVRPDLLADAFRATGARVFVCQPLFQNPTGAVLAPDRRAEVLRIARAAGAFVIEDDYVRRLVHADAAPLPRTLVADDPDGVVVHVGSLTKATSPSFRVAALAARGPVLERLRAIQVVDSFFVPRPLQEAALELVGSPAWPRHLRALSAELKTRRDTMTAALAHHLPGLALPHVPSGGYHLWLRLPDGTEESALTAAALRAGVALTPGRPYFSAEPPAAHLRLSFAAVAGTGEITEGVRRLRTACDEAFQGGATSARLGGRPG, from the coding sequence ATGCATCAGCGTAGCAGTGTCTGTGAACTGGCAGAACAGCTCCGAGGGGACCTCGACCGCTACTCTCCAGGTGGAAAACTCCCGTCGAGCCGGGAGCTGGTCGAGCGCTTCCACGTGAGTCCGGTGACCGTCTCGCGCGCCCTCGCCCAGCTGGCCGCCGAGGGACTGGTGGTCACCCGGCCGGGCGCCGGTGCCTTCCGCGCCAGGCCGCGCACCGTCGCGGAGCCCGCCGGGGACACCTCCTGGCAGGAGGTCGCGCTGAGCGCGGAGGGCGCGGCCGACCTCGTCCCGCGCACGGTGGACGCCTCCGGCGTCACGATCTGCCTCGCCGCACCGCCCCCGGGCGTGCTGGAGTTCAACGGCGGATACCCCCACCCCTCCCTCCAGCCCGAGCGGGCGATGGCCGCGGCCCTCGCCCGGGCCGGCCGGCGGCCCGGTGCCTGGGGCAGACCCCCGCTGGAGGGCCTGCCGGAACTGCGGGAGTGGTTCGCGCGCGACATCGGCGGTGCCGTCACGGCCGCGGAGGTGCTGATCGCCGCCGGCGGACAGTCCGCGCTGGCCACGGCCCTGCGGGCGCTCGCACCGCCCGGCGCCCAGGTCCTCGTGGAGTCGCCCACCTACCCGGGCATGCTGGCCCTGGCCCGCTCGGCAGGGCTGCGCCCGGTCCCGGTGCCGGTCGACCGCGACGGCGTACGGCCCGACCTGCTCGCCGACGCCTTCCGGGCCACCGGCGCCCGGGTGTTCGTCTGCCAGCCCCTGTTCCAGAACCCGACCGGCGCGGTCCTCGCCCCCGACCGCCGCGCCGAGGTGCTGCGCATCGCCCGCGCCGCGGGCGCGTTCGTCATCGAGGACGACTACGTACGACGTCTCGTGCACGCCGACGCGGCCCCGCTGCCCCGCACACTGGTCGCCGACGACCCCGACGGCGTCGTCGTCCACGTCGGCTCGCTCACCAAGGCGACCTCGCCCAGCTTCCGGGTGGCCGCGCTGGCCGCGCGCGGACCCGTGCTGGAACGACTGCGCGCCATCCAGGTCGTGGACAGCTTCTTCGTTCCCCGCCCCCTCCAGGAAGCCGCCCTGGAGCTCGTCGGCTCACCGGCCTGGCCCCGCCACCTGCGGGCCCTGTCGGCCGAGCTGAAGACCCGCCGCGACACCATGACGGCCGCGCTCGCCCACCACCTTCCCGGACTCGCCCTGCCGCACGTCCCGTCCGGCGGCTACCACCTCTGGCTCCGCCTCCCCGACGGAACCGAGGAGTCCGCCCTCACCGCGGCCGCCCTCCGCGCCGGTGTCGCCCTCACCCCCGGCCGCCCCTACTTCAGTGCCGAACCCCCCGCCGCCCACCTCCGCCTGAGCTTCGCCGCGGTCGCCGGCACCGGGGAGATCACGGAGGGCGTACGCCGGCTGCGGACCGCGTGCGACGAGGCGTTCCAGGGCGGCGCCACCAGCGCGCGGTTGGGTGGGCGACCCGGATGA
- a CDS encoding histidine phosphatase family protein: MPLRVTFVAAARSAPLLAERFADDRPLDRAGWDEVQRVAGDLLPLAAAELRYCSPTPRSRATGEALGYAPLVQLALRDCDMGRWRGLTLGEAMAREPEAVDAWLADPRATPHGGESLLAFISRVGGWLDTRPAEDGGRIVAVAEPAVIRAALVYALKAPPATYWNIDVRPLSMSTVTGRAGRWNLRLDGGSAQSSRS, translated from the coding sequence ATGCCACTGAGGGTGACGTTCGTCGCCGCCGCGCGCAGCGCCCCGCTGCTCGCCGAGCGCTTCGCGGACGACCGGCCGCTGGACCGGGCCGGCTGGGACGAGGTGCAGCGGGTCGCCGGGGATCTGCTGCCGCTGGCCGCCGCCGAACTGCGCTACTGCTCGCCGACCCCGCGCAGCCGGGCCACCGGCGAGGCGCTGGGGTATGCCCCGCTGGTCCAACTGGCGCTGCGGGACTGCGACATGGGCCGCTGGCGCGGACTGACGCTGGGCGAGGCGATGGCCCGCGAGCCGGAGGCGGTGGACGCCTGGCTCGCCGACCCGCGCGCCACCCCGCACGGCGGGGAGTCCCTGCTGGCCTTCATCTCCCGGGTCGGCGGCTGGCTGGACACCCGGCCGGCGGAGGACGGCGGCCGGATCGTCGCCGTCGCCGAGCCCGCCGTGATCCGCGCGGCCCTGGTCTACGCCCTGAAGGCACCGCCCGCCACGTACTGGAACATCGACGTGCGCCCGCTGTCCATGTCCACCGTCACCGGCCGCGCGGGTCGCTGGAACCTCCGCCTCGACGGCGGCTCGGCTCAGTCCTCGCGCTCGTAG
- a CDS encoding DUF6314 family protein, with translation MDVQPRYWPVADVLAYLAGRWRVERSVRDLASGDDGSFSGATRFSALAGGGLLHEESGTFTWQGVARPATRTLRFLPGSVPGTADVRFADGRPFHALDLTSGRYVAGHPCAADLYRGEFTVRDAGHWRTVWRVGGPAKDLVLATDYERED, from the coding sequence ATGGATGTGCAGCCGCGGTACTGGCCGGTCGCCGATGTGCTGGCGTATCTGGCCGGACGCTGGCGCGTCGAGCGGAGCGTGCGGGATCTGGCGAGCGGGGACGACGGGAGCTTCTCGGGGGCGACCCGCTTCAGCGCGCTGGCGGGCGGCGGGCTGCTGCACGAGGAGTCCGGCACGTTCACCTGGCAGGGCGTGGCGCGGCCCGCGACCCGGACGCTTCGGTTTCTGCCGGGGTCCGTTCCGGGCACGGCGGACGTGCGGTTCGCGGACGGGCGCCCCTTCCACGCACTGGACCTGACCTCGGGGCGGTACGTCGCCGGCCACCCCTGCGCGGCCGACCTCTACCGGGGCGAGTTCACCGTCCGGGACGCCGGCCACTGGCGCACGGTGTGGCGGGTCGGCGGCCCGGCCAAGGATCTGGTGCTCGCCACGGACTACGAGCGCGAGGACTGA
- a CDS encoding class I SAM-dependent methyltransferase, which produces MSTQQYDEIGEAYEGFKSLPLEQYAVVPGFLALVGDVRGKSVLDLACGTGFYSREFKRRGATEVLGIDISGEMIAVAQELEKSSPLGVRYEVGDASELRPLEQRFDVALGAHLLNYAEGVAAMERMCRTVHRSLEPGAEFFVLAQSPGFRFDGPSPDKYGFRTELTGEEAETGARVRTTALLDPPISFVSTLPRREVYEDCLRSAGFSEPAWVPLEVSDAGVRTFGADYWADFLDNPPLEMLRCRA; this is translated from the coding sequence ATGAGCACGCAGCAGTACGACGAGATCGGTGAGGCGTACGAGGGCTTCAAGTCGCTGCCGCTGGAGCAGTACGCGGTGGTGCCCGGGTTCCTGGCGCTGGTCGGGGACGTGCGCGGCAAGTCGGTCCTCGACCTGGCCTGCGGCACCGGCTTCTACAGCAGGGAGTTCAAGCGGCGCGGTGCCACGGAGGTGCTCGGCATCGACATCTCCGGCGAAATGATCGCCGTGGCGCAGGAGTTGGAGAAGAGCAGCCCGCTGGGGGTGCGCTACGAGGTGGGCGACGCGTCCGAACTGCGCCCACTGGAGCAGCGCTTCGACGTCGCCCTCGGCGCCCATCTGCTCAACTACGCGGAGGGCGTCGCCGCCATGGAGCGGATGTGCCGCACCGTGCACCGGAGCCTGGAGCCCGGCGCCGAGTTCTTTGTGCTCGCCCAGTCACCCGGCTTCCGCTTCGACGGGCCGTCCCCGGACAAGTACGGCTTCCGCACCGAGCTGACCGGCGAGGAGGCCGAGACCGGAGCGCGGGTGCGGACCACGGCGCTGCTCGACCCGCCGATCTCGTTCGTCAGCACGCTCCCGCGCCGCGAGGTCTACGAGGACTGTCTGCGAAGCGCCGGATTCAGCGAGCCGGCCTGGGTCCCGCTGGAGGTGTCCGACGCCGGCGTGCGCACGTTCGGCGCGGACTACTGGGCGGACTTCCTCGACAACCCCCCGCTGGAGATGCTGCGCTGCCGCGCCTGA
- a CDS encoding cysteine desulfurase, translating to MVFDVDALRKDFPILERTLDGGAPLVYLDSGATTQKPLQVLDAERDFYVRHNAAVHRGAHQLAGEATEAYERARQTVARFIGAAADEVVFTRNTTEGINLVAYALGNAGRLGPGDRIVVTEMEHHANLVPWQQLAERTGATLDWFGLTDEGRLDLARADELLDERTKVLAVSHQSNVLGTINPVRELADRAHAFGTLVVVDGAQSVPHRPVDVAELGADFLAFSGHKMLGPNGVGVLWGRAELLAGLPPFLTGGSMIEIVEMDRTTFLPPPQRFEAGVPMASQAVGLAAAVEYLERLGMAEVAAYEDTLTARALALLAEIPGVRVVGPSDLTDRGSAVSFTVDGIHPHDVGQVLDERGVAVRVGHHCARPIVRRYGIPATTRASFYVYNTPAEVDALADGVRAAQQYFGV from the coding sequence GTGGTCTTCGACGTGGACGCGCTGCGCAAGGACTTCCCGATCCTGGAGCGGACCCTGGACGGCGGCGCCCCGCTCGTCTACCTGGACTCCGGTGCCACCACCCAGAAACCCCTCCAGGTCCTCGACGCCGAGCGGGACTTCTATGTGCGCCACAACGCGGCCGTGCACCGCGGCGCGCACCAGCTGGCGGGCGAGGCCACGGAGGCGTACGAGCGGGCCCGGCAGACCGTCGCCCGGTTCATCGGTGCCGCCGCCGACGAGGTGGTCTTCACCCGGAACACCACCGAGGGCATCAACCTCGTCGCCTACGCACTGGGCAACGCCGGCCGGCTCGGCCCCGGTGACCGGATCGTGGTGACGGAGATGGAGCATCACGCGAACCTGGTCCCCTGGCAGCAGCTCGCCGAGCGGACCGGGGCCACGCTGGACTGGTTCGGCCTGACCGACGAGGGCCGGCTGGACCTCGCGCGTGCGGACGAACTCCTGGACGAGCGCACCAAGGTACTCGCCGTCAGCCACCAGTCCAACGTCCTCGGCACCATCAACCCGGTGCGCGAACTCGCCGACCGTGCCCATGCGTTCGGCACGCTGGTGGTCGTGGACGGTGCCCAGTCGGTGCCGCACCGCCCGGTCGACGTGGCGGAGCTGGGCGCGGACTTCCTGGCGTTCTCGGGGCACAAGATGCTCGGCCCGAACGGCGTCGGTGTGCTGTGGGGCCGCGCGGAGCTGCTCGCCGGTCTGCCGCCGTTCCTCACCGGCGGCTCGATGATCGAGATCGTGGAGATGGACCGGACGACCTTTCTGCCGCCGCCGCAGCGCTTCGAGGCGGGCGTGCCGATGGCCTCGCAGGCGGTGGGGCTCGCGGCGGCGGTGGAGTACCTGGAGCGGCTCGGCATGGCGGAGGTGGCGGCGTACGAGGACACGCTCACCGCCCGTGCCCTGGCCCTGCTCGCCGAGATCCCGGGTGTCCGCGTCGTCGGCCCGTCCGACCTCACCGACCGGGGTTCGGCCGTCTCCTTCACGGTCGACGGCATCCACCCGCACGACGTGGGCCAGGTGCTGGACGAGCGCGGCGTGGCCGTCCGCGTCGGCCACCACTGCGCCCGGCCCATCGTCCGGCGCTACGGCATCCCGGCGACGACCCGGGCGAGCTTCTACGTCTACAACACCCCGGCCGAGGTGGACGCGCTGGCGGACGGAGTCCGGGCGGCGCAGCAGTACTTCGGCGTCTGA
- a CDS encoding ABATE domain-containing protein gives MRTVDHEAPVYLHQLPVPGEDRYVSLALANTRFTVSHGQVDLLDDTEAAHLWLVRHELLPDRVALGGRQSGRLRGLREALRALFAARAAAALPPADALDALNGALAAAPATPRLVWAADGPRRADVPDTGNPAAAALSLLAEDAADLLTGADADQLTECAAQGCARWFLRSHGARRWCTTKCGNRVRAARAYAARKSAAP, from the coding sequence ATGAGGACCGTGGATCACGAGGCCCCTGTCTATCTGCACCAGCTCCCGGTGCCGGGCGAGGACCGGTATGTCTCGCTGGCGCTGGCCAACACGCGCTTCACCGTCAGCCATGGCCAGGTCGACCTGCTCGACGACACCGAGGCCGCGCATCTCTGGCTCGTCCGGCACGAGCTGCTGCCCGACCGGGTGGCGCTGGGCGGCAGGCAGTCCGGACGGCTGCGCGGCCTGCGTGAGGCGCTGCGCGCCCTCTTCGCGGCCCGGGCCGCGGCGGCACTCCCGCCCGCCGACGCCCTCGACGCCCTCAATGGCGCCCTCGCCGCCGCACCCGCCACCCCCCGGCTCGTCTGGGCCGCCGACGGCCCCCGCCGCGCCGACGTCCCCGACACCGGGAACCCGGCCGCCGCCGCGCTCTCGCTGCTCGCCGAGGACGCCGCCGACCTGCTCACCGGCGCCGACGCCGACCAGCTCACCGAGTGCGCCGCCCAGGGCTGCGCCCGCTGGTTCCTGCGCTCCCACGGCGCCCGCCGCTGGTGCACGACCAAGTGCGGCAACCGGGTCAGGGCCGCCCGCGCCTACGCGGCCCGCAAGAGCGCTGCGCCGTAA
- a CDS encoding TniB family NTP-binding protein yields MTRALSHDDLLEGLPSRARIAELILSSHPPRDTYVGWQHYRTHCGLLVPAPTISPKQWSTIPESRQYDYDLYRELTNANLPLQDTPMHDKVGKLIRRRLSGNTRKKDDPTRAGIMVSGWGNYGKTASVCAAGAVFEDQWLELHNCLNPGSLLGTRDLHAPVVYVSTPVTATPKSLCASILGFFRAPIRKAATLPELVRQVADSLHDHGVKALILDDISRLRMHRADDQDVLDLMRAFMSLDVTLILTGVNISGIGLLREAKWNKKTRQWEMPPLESTRIHGLEVTQTEHRFELIEIDRFRYITPRQIQAFVDHLEGIERHLRLLNSKPGILTGGAMPEYLMRRTGGVVGLLGRLLEDGAHEAMESGKELIDENLLDEIVLRRDEPEQPPDEPVIPTDSSARGKKAQRAKRPRNTVFDDHGPAGATGS; encoded by the coding sequence GTGACTCGAGCCCTCTCTCACGATGATCTGCTGGAGGGCCTGCCTTCACGAGCCAGAATCGCCGAGTTGATCCTGAGCAGCCACCCGCCCCGCGACACCTACGTCGGCTGGCAGCACTACCGCACCCACTGCGGTCTGCTTGTCCCAGCTCCGACGATCTCGCCGAAGCAGTGGTCGACGATCCCCGAGAGCCGCCAGTACGACTACGACCTCTACCGAGAGCTGACGAATGCGAACCTGCCGCTGCAGGACACCCCCATGCACGACAAGGTCGGCAAGCTGATCCGGCGCCGGTTGAGCGGCAACACAAGGAAGAAGGATGACCCGACGCGCGCGGGCATCATGGTGAGCGGTTGGGGCAACTACGGCAAGACCGCGTCCGTCTGCGCCGCCGGGGCTGTCTTCGAAGACCAGTGGCTGGAACTGCACAACTGCCTCAACCCCGGGTCTCTGCTGGGCACGCGTGATCTCCACGCGCCGGTCGTCTATGTCTCTACCCCGGTGACAGCGACCCCGAAGAGCCTTTGCGCGTCAATTCTGGGCTTCTTCCGTGCCCCGATCCGCAAGGCGGCCACACTGCCGGAACTGGTACGGCAGGTCGCCGACTCCCTCCACGACCATGGCGTCAAAGCGCTGATTCTGGACGACATCAGCCGACTGCGGATGCACCGGGCCGACGACCAGGACGTCCTTGACCTGATGCGGGCCTTCATGAGCCTGGACGTCACCCTGATCCTGACCGGCGTCAACATCTCCGGCATCGGGCTGCTGCGCGAGGCCAAGTGGAACAAGAAGACCCGGCAGTGGGAGATGCCGCCGCTGGAGTCGACCCGCATCCACGGCCTGGAGGTCACCCAGACAGAGCACCGCTTCGAGCTCATCGAGATCGACCGCTTCCGTTACATCACCCCGAGGCAGATTCAGGCATTTGTCGACCATTTGGAGGGGATCGAGCGCCACCTGCGGCTACTGAACTCGAAGCCGGGCATACTCACCGGCGGTGCTATGCCAGAGTATTTGATGCGTCGCACCGGTGGCGTCGTCGGTCTGCTGGGACGCCTACTGGAGGACGGCGCTCATGAGGCCATGGAGTCCGGGAAAGAACTGATCGACGAGAACCTGCTGGACGAGATCGTGCTCCGCCGGGACGAGCCCGAGCAGCCACCTGACGAGCCCGTGATCCCGACCGACTCGTCGGCCCGGGGCAAGAAGGCCCAGCGGGCGAAAAGGCCCCGGAACACCGTTTTCGACGACCACGGCCCTGCTGGCGCAACGGGGAGTTGA